A single region of the Montipora capricornis isolate CH-2021 chromosome 13, ASM3666992v2, whole genome shotgun sequence genome encodes:
- the LOC138028960 gene encoding uncharacterized protein isoform X1 encodes MKPWKFMEQMDMIFKDNPTIDPPHLWDSSSSDHHSELDNESSLENGTGTSDNSSELNSEKGSDVVPDDSSSERKRSKYITGATPKSSKKTKLEKSIETVCLSLRESSEAEMKRFEEMEEKRHDRELKFRLEMRREEREHELRVLQMMMQTRGCNSQCKHPGQQESEYCVGGQTYYHL; translated from the exons ATGAAGCCCTGGAAGTTCATGGAACAAATGGACATGATTTTTAAAGATAACCCAACTATTGATCCACCGCATTTGTGGGATAGCAGCTCCAGTGATCACCATAGTGAATTAGACAATGAGAGCTCTCTAGAAAATG GAACAGGAACTTCAGACAATAGCTCAGAACTTAATTCTGAGAAAGGAAGTGATGTAGTCCCTGATGATAGTAGTTCTGAAAGGAAGAGATCTAAGTACATCACAGGTGCCACACCAAAAAGttccaagaaaacaaaattggagAAGTCAATTGAAACAGTGTGTTTAAGTCTCCGTGAATCCTCAGAAGCAGAGATGAAGAG ATTTGAAGAAATGGAAGAGAAGAGGCATGACAGGGAGTTAAAATTTCGACTTGAAATgagaagagaagaaagagagcATGAATTGCGTGTCCTTCAAATGATGATGCAAACGAGAGGCTGTAACTCTCAATGCAAACATCCAGGCCAGCAGGAATCTGAGTATTGTGTTGGTGGACAAACTTATTACCACTTGTAA
- the LOC138029603 gene encoding putative nuclease HARBI1 has product MVSIMAAALLPFPLMRRVTPFSGENSAEIMNRFRRKRRRKKFEWSKLLVAIIMSQCSIERTIWQLPRTGAWLQHVMDEFSVQEWYENFRLSRATFQFLVEELKPELKLQDTKMRKAVKVENEVALFLYFIASTASYRTLSNLFGLSRGFVCICIRKVAAAVLRKLRPKYMSIAKGDELAHVIANYKEKWGFPMCARAIDGTHIPISTPQQNHASYINRKSYHSIVMQALVDSNYIFRDIVVGWPGSVHDARVFSNSQLYVLGCSGRLFPPDVKEEILGQEIHPVILADPAYPMLNWLLKGYPENVNTPRIQRRFNYRLSRARMTVENTFGRWKGRFPRFSKRLDMEVDGAVEVVAAACVIHNICEMRREPYFVEWLQEGFEQPEEEVIQDGQIDDLPGSDVRDTLAAFFMSPEGQNLGLE; this is encoded by the coding sequence ATGGTGTCCATTATGGCTGCCGCTCTTCTACCATTTCCTTTAATGAGGAGAGTGACTCCTTTTTCCGGGGAAAACTCCGCAGAAATAATGAACCGCTTTAGAAGAAAACGGagaaggaaaaagtttgaatGGTCAAAGCTTTTAGTGGCCATCATAATGAGCCAATGCTCCATCGAAAGAACGATATGGCAGCTTCCTAGAACAGGTGCTTGGCTTCAGCATGTAATGGACGAGTTTTCAGTTCAAGAATGGTACGAAAACTTTCGCTTGTCTAGGGCGacatttcaatttcttgttgAAGAACTTAAACCAGAACTGAAATTGCAGGATACAAAGATGAGGAAAGCTGTTAAAGTAGAAAACGAGGTGGCTCTGTTCTTGTACTTCATTGCTTCAACCGCAAGTTACAGAACACTTTCTAACCTGTTTGGTTTATCCAGGGgctttgtttgcatttgcatcCGCAAGGTAGCCGCTGCAGTGTTGAGAAAACTTAGGCCAAAGTATATGTCGATTGCCAAAGGAGATGAACTTGCGCACGTGATTGCTAATTACAAGGAGAAATGGGGGTTTCCCATGTGCGCTAGAGCAATCGATGGCACACATATACCAATTTCAACACCACAGCAAAATCATGCAAGTTACATCAACAGAAAATCATACCACAGTATTGTGATGCAAGCTCTTGTAGACAGTAATTACATATTCCGTGATATTGTTGTAGGGTGGCCAGGAAGTGTACATGACGCACGGGTCTTCTCTAACTCACAGCTGTATGTTCTGGGGTGTAGTGGGAGGCTATTTCCTCCAGATGTGAAGGAAGAAATTTTGGGGCAGGAAATTCATCCTGTTATCTTGGCAGACCCAGCCTACCCTATGTTAAATTGGCTACTTAAAGGTTACCCAGAGAATGTTAATACCCCCAGGATTCAGAGGCGTTTTAATTATCGCCTCAGTAGAGCCAGGATGACAGTTGAGAATACCTTTGGACGCTGGAAAGGAAGGTTTCCAAGATTCTCTAAGCGCCTGGATATGGAGGTTGATGGAGCAGTTGAGGTAGTAGCAGCTGCTTGTGTGATTCATAACATCTGTGAGATGAGAAGGGAGCCATATTTTGTGGAGTGGTTACAAGAAGGTTTTGAACAGCCTGAAGAGGAAGTAATCCAGGATGGACAAATTGATGACCTGCCTGGATCTGATGTAAGAGACACTCTTGCTGCTTTTTTTATGTCACCTGAAGGCCAAAACTTGGGACTGGAGTAG
- the LOC138028960 gene encoding uncharacterized protein isoform X2, producing the protein MKPWKFMEQMDMIFKDNPTIDPPHLWDSSSSDHHSELDNESSLENGTSDNSSELNSEKGSDVVPDDSSSERKRSKYITGATPKSSKKTKLEKSIETVCLSLRESSEAEMKRFEEMEEKRHDRELKFRLEMRREEREHELRVLQMMMQTRGCNSQCKHPGQQESEYCVGGQTYYHL; encoded by the exons ATGAAGCCCTGGAAGTTCATGGAACAAATGGACATGATTTTTAAAGATAACCCAACTATTGATCCACCGCATTTGTGGGATAGCAGCTCCAGTGATCACCATAGTGAATTAGACAATGAGAGCTCTCTAGAAAATG GAACTTCAGACAATAGCTCAGAACTTAATTCTGAGAAAGGAAGTGATGTAGTCCCTGATGATAGTAGTTCTGAAAGGAAGAGATCTAAGTACATCACAGGTGCCACACCAAAAAGttccaagaaaacaaaattggagAAGTCAATTGAAACAGTGTGTTTAAGTCTCCGTGAATCCTCAGAAGCAGAGATGAAGAG ATTTGAAGAAATGGAAGAGAAGAGGCATGACAGGGAGTTAAAATTTCGACTTGAAATgagaagagaagaaagagagcATGAATTGCGTGTCCTTCAAATGATGATGCAAACGAGAGGCTGTAACTCTCAATGCAAACATCCAGGCCAGCAGGAATCTGAGTATTGTGTTGGTGGACAAACTTATTACCACTTGTAA
- the LOC138028960 gene encoding uncharacterized protein isoform X3 yields the protein MKPWKFMEQMDMIFKDNPTIDPPHLWDSSSSDHHSELDNESSLENGTGTSDNSSELNSEKGSDVVPDDSSSERKRSKYITGATPKSSKKTKLEKSIETVCLSLRESSEAEMKRLLLHQVSFTVFWHPSQI from the exons ATGAAGCCCTGGAAGTTCATGGAACAAATGGACATGATTTTTAAAGATAACCCAACTATTGATCCACCGCATTTGTGGGATAGCAGCTCCAGTGATCACCATAGTGAATTAGACAATGAGAGCTCTCTAGAAAATG GAACAGGAACTTCAGACAATAGCTCAGAACTTAATTCTGAGAAAGGAAGTGATGTAGTCCCTGATGATAGTAGTTCTGAAAGGAAGAGATCTAAGTACATCACAGGTGCCACACCAAAAAGttccaagaaaacaaaattggagAAGTCAATTGAAACAGTGTGTTTAAGTCTCCGTGAATCCTCAGAAGCAGAGATGAAGAG ACTCTTGCTGCATCAAGTTAGTTTTACTGTTTTCTGGCACCCTTCACAGATTTGA